From the genome of Candidatus Krumholzibacteriia bacterium, one region includes:
- a CDS encoding Wadjet anti-phage system protein JetD domain-containing protein, translating to MIWDSEDARLALLELLSRSRLKRRRAQREAFEALDELSWTRATGRRDEIGVVEARRSELVDLIDRAWPIWRDVLADLVAAGLPPTPEGHARLLDHRRARSVADLDDLPERINRRTAAALTAPHSKASLTTTRRGALGTSDPTHDGSVRLRPPAGLSAHTPAGGIDLGATAAVLGEVSIPERAFLDGLVLEGEIRAVLLVENLGAWRDLPAPPDWLLVHVPGWDTATAGHLLDRVIGVPIIHFGDLDPNGVRILLSLRRRVPDLKWFLPDFWLRSADSRGLRGGWPPDLDLDFAPRPVREMAARGIWLEQEPIVLDPRTVEALESMTGGRDDGSSR from the coding sequence GTGATCTGGGACAGCGAAGACGCTCGCCTGGCGCTGCTGGAACTGCTCTCGCGAAGTCGGCTCAAGCGTCGGCGCGCCCAACGCGAGGCCTTCGAAGCCCTCGACGAACTTTCCTGGACCCGGGCCACCGGTCGCCGTGACGAGATCGGCGTGGTGGAAGCGCGCAGATCCGAACTGGTGGACTTGATCGATCGGGCATGGCCGATCTGGCGGGACGTCCTCGCCGACCTGGTTGCCGCGGGACTCCCCCCGACTCCCGAGGGCCACGCGCGGCTCCTCGACCACCGGCGTGCCCGGAGCGTGGCCGACCTGGACGATCTTCCCGAGCGCATCAACCGGCGCACCGCGGCGGCGCTGACGGCCCCGCACTCGAAGGCCTCTCTGACGACGACCAGAAGGGGTGCGCTCGGGACCAGTGATCCGACCCACGACGGTTCGGTCCGCTTGCGTCCGCCCGCGGGGTTGTCGGCCCACACGCCGGCCGGGGGCATCGACCTCGGCGCGACGGCCGCCGTGCTCGGCGAGGTGTCGATTCCCGAACGGGCGTTTCTCGACGGACTCGTTCTCGAGGGCGAGATCCGCGCCGTCCTGCTGGTCGAGAATCTCGGGGCCTGGAGGGATCTCCCCGCGCCGCCGGATTGGTTGCTGGTCCACGTCCCGGGATGGGACACGGCGACGGCCGGTCACCTGCTCGATCGCGTCATCGGCGTCCCGATCATCCATTTCGGCGACCTCGACCCGAACGGTGTTCGCATCCTGCTGAGCCTGCGTCGACGGGTGCCGGATCTGAAGTGGTTCCTTCCGGATTTCTGGCTCCGATCAGCCGATTCCCGTGGGCTCCGGGGTGGTTGGCCACCGGATCTCGATCTCGACTTCGCACCAAGGCCCGTGCGCGAGATGGCGGCACGCGGGATCTGGCTCGAGCAGGAACCCATCGTCCTGGATCCGCGCACCGTAGAGGCCTTGGAGAGCATGACCGGGGGACGGGACGATGGGTCTTCCCGCTGA